In Bifidobacterium sp. ESL0745, one DNA window encodes the following:
- the rpsF gene encoding 30S ribosomal protein S6: MSAHKYELMFIADPELDERALKKLTDEYMEIVTKEGGSVSDPDIWGRRKLAYEIDGKTEGNYVVVNYSCEPATNDELDRVLNLNESVIRTKILRKDVK; this comes from the coding sequence ATGTCTGCACACAAATATGAACTGATGTTCATCGCCGATCCGGAGCTTGACGAACGAGCCCTGAAGAAGCTGACCGATGAGTACATGGAAATCGTCACCAAAGAGGGCGGTTCCGTTTCCGACCCTGATATCTGGGGACGCCGCAAGCTTGCCTATGAGATCGATGGCAAGACCGAAGGCAACTACGTCGTGGTCAACTACAGCTGCGAGCCGGCAACAAACGATGAGCTGGACCGCGTCCTGAACCTGAACGAGTCCGTCATTCGCACGAAGATTCTTCGCAAGGATGTCAAGTAA
- a CDS encoding YwiC-like family protein, translated as MIGTKSDSLVAKKHTIRTARDDNAAQRREHSKRHHQKLWLPDQPGAWAMALFPAIGGIVVGGVSWRNVWLTAAWTLCYCFQFSAARWLGVRAHEAKDVRKRHSTIYFVPAAVYLIITAIVGIPVFVFAPKLLWWIPAYAVLAVLSFWAAWKRSERTLWGNAVAVIAAGGMALLSASLGSRFFVPAAPHERFTSRLSPVLAPNSAAATDPNSPAAVAVYQSNPLPGPHSAGLAQYYFSSPLLPKAGVIAALAFILTEYASVLFVKTMIREHGHVGYYALSIGYHVLLVALGFTSPTLLRAASGLALPRSTFASTLLWGVPTVILLLRATIFPLTHKRMKPVHIGMIEAATSVMNLVVIALVLI; from the coding sequence ATGATAGGGACAAAATCTGATTCTTTAGTCGCAAAAAAGCATACGATCAGAACGGCTAGGGATGACAACGCGGCTCAGCGTCGAGAACATTCCAAACGCCATCACCAAAAACTCTGGCTGCCTGATCAACCGGGGGCCTGGGCAATGGCGCTGTTCCCGGCTATCGGAGGAATCGTGGTCGGCGGGGTCTCCTGGCGCAATGTCTGGCTGACGGCGGCATGGACGCTGTGTTATTGCTTCCAATTCAGCGCGGCTCGATGGCTGGGCGTTCGTGCGCACGAAGCCAAGGACGTGCGGAAACGTCATTCAACCATCTATTTCGTGCCGGCGGCCGTCTACCTCATCATCACCGCCATTGTCGGCATTCCGGTTTTCGTTTTCGCCCCGAAACTGTTGTGGTGGATTCCGGCCTACGCCGTTTTGGCGGTGCTGTCGTTCTGGGCCGCGTGGAAGCGAAGCGAACGCACACTGTGGGGCAATGCCGTCGCTGTCATCGCAGCCGGAGGCATGGCCCTGCTTTCGGCCTCTCTTGGATCACGATTCTTTGTACCCGCCGCGCCGCACGAACGCTTTACGTCACGCCTGTCGCCGGTCTTGGCTCCCAACAGCGCTGCTGCCACAGACCCGAACAGTCCAGCTGCCGTGGCGGTATATCAAAGCAATCCCTTGCCCGGTCCGCACTCCGCAGGCTTGGCACAATACTATTTCAGCTCGCCGCTGTTGCCAAAAGCCGGCGTCATCGCGGCACTCGCGTTTATCCTTACCGAATATGCTTCAGTCTTATTCGTCAAGACGATGATTCGTGAACATGGACACGTCGGTTATTATGCACTCTCCATCGGCTATCACGTTTTGCTTGTCGCGCTCGGTTTCACAAGTCCGACACTGCTACGTGCGGCAAGCGGCCTCGCACTGCCTCGCAGCACTTTTGCCTCTACTTTGCTTTGGGGCGTTCCCACCGTCATTTTGCTGCTGCGGGCCACGATTTTCCCGCTGACGCATAAGCGCATGAAACCTGTGCACATCGGCATGATCGAAGCCGCCACGAGCGTGATGAACCTCGTCGTCATTGCACTTGTGCTGATCTGA
- a CDS encoding PRD domain-containing protein, which yields MTTDSKKHLIEYLLNRRTFVSGTELSAMLGVSTKTVTRLVSQINERYSGEGVMVESVRGRGYRLNYRHYFEHKQADAKRFERVGKLTPVERRDEVLKRLLMTSPQRYRICELWGKFYISDSAIASDMKTLRDILSRFALSLEHVNDYVWVSGVEKNVRKAITDLLFDDDNVEESGRFMQPDQRIHQRDAAFVSHQLDLIEDLTRAEIPYPYSVNLFTHLYILIERHRKVGLLAEDGFSAQAQEDFAKHPKMADVCRKIIGNLDTYLDTELPEIETYYLYQYLTSSRIDNGLARSQDIPDKVREVTRYLIDEVTADPGYSNIECDELYSNLAKHMKPLLNRLTNGIKVKNNLLEQIRLEYPRLFDVVKQATKRMAEHFGLAAIDDEEVGFIVVYFAQALESQQTPVNILLVCTTGLGTAQLLQSKIERRFSQFNIVMTVATKDLETALEEHPEVDLVISTVNLADTIGVPTLVVSAMLTLEDQERMERKADTIRRKAVLR from the coding sequence ATGACGACTGACAGCAAAAAGCATCTTATCGAATATCTGTTGAACCGGCGAACATTCGTTTCGGGCACCGAACTGTCGGCCATGCTCGGCGTCTCCACCAAAACCGTGACGCGACTGGTCTCACAGATCAACGAACGCTACTCAGGCGAGGGCGTGATGGTTGAATCCGTGCGCGGGCGTGGTTACCGGCTTAATTACCGCCATTATTTCGAGCACAAGCAGGCTGATGCCAAGCGGTTCGAGCGCGTCGGCAAGCTCACGCCGGTCGAGCGTCGGGACGAAGTGCTCAAGCGCCTGTTGATGACCTCGCCGCAACGCTACCGTATCTGCGAGCTGTGGGGGAAATTCTATATCAGTGATTCCGCCATCGCCTCTGATATGAAAACCCTGCGGGACATCCTTTCACGATTCGCGCTTTCGTTGGAACACGTCAACGACTACGTCTGGGTTTCGGGCGTGGAAAAAAACGTCCGTAAAGCCATCACCGATCTGCTGTTTGACGACGACAACGTGGAAGAGAGCGGCAGGTTCATGCAGCCCGACCAGCGCATCCACCAGCGCGACGCGGCGTTCGTCTCCCATCAGCTCGACCTGATCGAGGACCTGACCCGCGCCGAAATTCCGTACCCTTACAGTGTCAACCTGTTCACTCACCTTTACATCCTGATCGAACGGCACCGCAAGGTCGGTCTGCTTGCCGAAGACGGTTTCAGTGCGCAGGCGCAAGAGGATTTCGCCAAGCATCCGAAAATGGCGGATGTGTGCCGCAAGATCATCGGCAATCTCGATACATATCTCGACACGGAACTTCCGGAAATCGAAACGTATTACCTTTATCAATATCTCACCTCATCGAGAATCGATAATGGACTGGCGCGTTCGCAGGACATCCCCGACAAGGTGCGCGAGGTCACACGCTATCTCATTGACGAAGTGACAGCGGATCCCGGCTACAGCAACATCGAATGCGATGAGCTTTACTCGAATCTTGCCAAGCATATGAAACCGTTGCTCAACAGGCTCACCAATGGCATCAAGGTGAAGAACAACCTGCTTGAGCAGATACGGCTGGAGTATCCGCGGCTTTTCGACGTGGTCAAGCAGGCGACAAAGCGTATGGCCGAGCATTTCGGGCTGGCAGCGATCGATGACGAGGAAGTCGGTTTCATCGTCGTCTATTTCGCACAGGCGTTGGAAAGCCAGCAGACGCCGGTCAATATCCTTTTGGTCTGCACCACGGGATTGGGCACTGCACAGCTGTTGCAATCGAAAATCGAGCGTCGCTTCTCGCAATTTAACATCGTCATGACGGTGGCCACCAAAGATCTGGAAACTGCGCTTGAAGAGCACCCGGAAGTCGACCTGGTGATTTCCACCGTCAACCTCGCGGACACAATCGGCGTGCCGACACTTGTGGTCAGTGCCATGCTCACCCTCGAGGACCAGGAACGTATGGAGCGCAAGGCCGACACGATCCGTCGAAAGGCGGTGCTGCGATGA
- a CDS encoding PTS sugar transporter subunit IIA, whose amino-acid sequence MKCLIEWEPSDVLSICDKPLLFAWFADFAWQKGLVAERKNVAALLVSREYAGETLLAPTLANPHIQSDSVVETAMVFLKLKRVCTGWQGPAAVDRVLFTLIPGDPVASDIEPLKDLYHRLACDEAMRKIATGPLSDVEDVLRPDGDSGW is encoded by the coding sequence ATGAAGTGCCTGATCGAATGGGAGCCGTCGGACGTTTTATCCATTTGTGATAAGCCGTTGTTGTTCGCCTGGTTTGCGGACTTTGCGTGGCAAAAAGGACTGGTTGCGGAACGTAAGAATGTGGCCGCGTTGCTGGTAAGCCGCGAATACGCAGGGGAGACCCTGCTTGCTCCGACCCTTGCGAATCCGCATATCCAGAGCGATTCGGTGGTTGAGACCGCAATGGTGTTCCTCAAGCTCAAGCGGGTCTGTACAGGGTGGCAGGGGCCGGCAGCCGTCGACCGTGTGCTTTTCACGCTGATACCCGGCGATCCTGTCGCCTCCGATATCGAGCCGTTGAAGGACCTGTACCACCGGCTTGCCTGTGACGAGGCCATGCGAAAAATCGCTACCGGTCCGCTTTCGGACGTCGAAGACGTGCTGAGGCCTGATGGGGATTCCGGATGGTGA
- a CDS encoding ribose-phosphate diphosphokinase yields the protein MSAILDGKPKKRLALVTGRAYPEQAEATAECLGTVPLETTAYDFANGEMYVRYTEPVRGADVFVLQSHTDPINKWIMEQLLMIDALKRASARSITVVAPFLGYSRQDKKGLGREPITARLMFDLFQAAGANRIMTVDLHASQEQGFFDGPVDHLTAMPVLLDYVKNSMPLDNATIVSPDAGRIKVSERWAAKLGGLPLAFIHKTRDVTRPNHAVAHGIIGEVRGRDCVVVDDMIDTAGTICEAVRTLREAGAKSVTLVATHGLLSGPAVERLKGCGAREIVLMDTVPVPEEKRLPNMTVLSIAPLLAAGIRSVFESESVSGLMDGLPEDMHPRNIYA from the coding sequence ATGTCGGCAATTCTCGATGGTAAGCCCAAAAAACGACTGGCATTGGTGACAGGTCGGGCGTATCCCGAGCAGGCCGAGGCCACGGCGGAATGCCTCGGCACGGTGCCGCTTGAAACCACTGCCTACGACTTTGCGAACGGCGAGATGTACGTGCGCTATACCGAACCGGTGCGCGGTGCCGACGTTTTCGTGCTGCAATCGCATACCGACCCCATCAACAAGTGGATTATGGAACAGCTTTTGATGATCGACGCCCTGAAGCGCGCATCGGCCCGTTCCATCACCGTCGTCGCCCCGTTCCTCGGCTATTCGCGCCAGGACAAGAAGGGCCTGGGCCGCGAGCCCATCACCGCCCGCCTGATGTTCGATCTCTTCCAGGCGGCCGGCGCCAACCGCATCATGACTGTCGACCTGCACGCCTCGCAGGAGCAGGGTTTCTTCGATGGTCCCGTCGACCATCTGACCGCGATGCCGGTGCTGCTCGATTACGTCAAGAACTCGATGCCGCTCGACAACGCGACCATCGTTTCCCCTGACGCGGGACGCATCAAGGTTTCGGAACGCTGGGCGGCCAAGCTCGGCGGGTTGCCGCTGGCCTTCATTCACAAGACCCGCGACGTCACCCGTCCGAACCACGCCGTGGCCCACGGCATCATCGGCGAGGTGCGCGGACGCGACTGCGTGGTCGTCGACGACATGATCGACACCGCCGGCACCATCTGCGAAGCCGTGCGCACGCTACGCGAGGCCGGCGCAAAATCCGTGACGCTGGTCGCCACTCACGGGCTCTTGTCTGGTCCCGCCGTCGAACGGCTCAAGGGCTGTGGCGCTCGCGAAATCGTGTTGATGGACACCGTGCCGGTGCCCGAGGAAAAGCGTCTGCCGAACATGACCGTGCTCTCCATCGCGCCGCTGCTGGCCGCCGGCATCCGCTCGGTCTTCGAGTCGGAATCGGTTTCGGGCCTCATGGACGGGCTGCCCGAGGACATGCACCCGCGCAACATCTACGCGTGA
- the rplI gene encoding 50S ribosomal protein L9 translates to MAETKVILTKSVPNLGHSGDVVEVKSGYARNYLIPQGLAFAWSKGAASQIEAMKRARLAKSVATREDAVAAKTAIDGTVVELSAKVSESGKLFGGISTMDIASALESKAAVDPKAIKVETIKTTGEFPATVALHPEISANFTVKVVAE, encoded by the coding sequence ATGGCTGAAACTAAGGTTATTCTTACCAAGTCCGTTCCGAACCTCGGTCACTCCGGTGACGTCGTCGAGGTCAAGTCCGGCTATGCACGCAACTACCTGATTCCGCAAGGCCTCGCCTTCGCGTGGAGCAAGGGTGCCGCTTCCCAGATTGAAGCGATGAAGCGCGCAAGGCTCGCCAAGTCCGTGGCCACCCGTGAGGACGCCGTGGCCGCCAAGACCGCCATCGACGGCACCGTTGTCGAATTGAGCGCCAAGGTTTCCGAGTCCGGCAAGCTGTTCGGTGGCATTTCCACCATGGACATCGCTTCCGCTCTTGAGTCCAAGGCTGCTGTCGATCCGAAGGCGATCAAAGTCGAGACCATCAAGACCACCGGCGAATTCCCCGCCACCGTGGCCCTGCACCCCGAAATCTCCGCGAACTTCACCGTCAAGGTCGTCGCCGAGTAA
- a CDS encoding MFS transporter — MQEERVSTQTKLSIAAAALLSFTGILTETSLNVTFPTMTREFGLPLSTIQLLTSGYLLMVTIVMSTSSFLLKRFDARLLFRCAVIVSLVGTVLCCLPLNYWLLLLGRLLQAAATGVSTPLMIHVILSLVPVSRRGAYIGVANMVTSFAPALGPTYGGLINYYFSWRIIFVFTLPLLVVAWALGEGNLRLKAEGASESFDGIGLVLLSFFMLSFTEIFDQFGANGGWSYKVGIAICVAAVLLALFVWRCLSFKSPLLNLRLFKKPIVALRGANYSILQFINIGSSFLLPVFAENFLGINSLAAGLMLLPGSLLGAFIAPFVGRLYDRRGPTLVLLVSNISLIIGASALWALTGKATVVILTLLYMFMRAGFNFGYGNTMSDASKFVSGEQQTDFNSLFNVLQQYAGSLGTTVLSASLSLSEAHIPHDAKAASAAGATNAFGLVIVLALVALCITLISIKIRKDPKVEMQQVEV, encoded by the coding sequence TTGCAAGAAGAACGTGTTTCCACACAGACAAAACTATCCATCGCCGCGGCGGCCCTGCTTTCATTCACCGGTATCCTTACGGAGACCTCGCTGAACGTCACTTTCCCGACGATGACCCGCGAATTCGGCCTGCCGCTTTCGACCATCCAGCTGCTGACTTCCGGCTACCTGTTGATGGTCACCATCGTCATGAGCACGTCATCGTTCCTGCTCAAGCGTTTCGACGCTCGTCTGCTCTTCCGTTGCGCCGTTATCGTCAGCCTTGTCGGTACGGTGCTGTGCTGCCTGCCCCTGAATTACTGGCTGTTGCTGCTCGGCCGCCTGCTTCAGGCCGCGGCCACCGGCGTCTCCACGCCGTTGATGATCCACGTCATCCTTTCCCTTGTTCCGGTGAGCCGACGCGGCGCCTACATCGGCGTCGCCAATATGGTCACGTCGTTCGCACCCGCGCTCGGGCCCACCTACGGCGGTCTGATCAATTACTACTTCTCTTGGCGCATCATCTTCGTATTCACCTTGCCGCTGCTTGTCGTGGCCTGGGCACTTGGCGAAGGCAATCTGAGGCTTAAGGCCGAAGGGGCGAGCGAATCCTTCGACGGCATCGGGCTGGTGCTGCTGAGCTTCTTCATGTTGAGCTTCACCGAAATTTTCGACCAGTTTGGCGCCAACGGCGGTTGGTCGTACAAGGTCGGCATCGCCATCTGCGTGGCGGCGGTCCTGCTGGCGCTGTTCGTCTGGCGGTGCCTGAGCTTCAAGTCCCCGCTGCTCAACCTGCGCCTGTTCAAGAAGCCGATCGTGGCCCTTCGTGGCGCCAACTATTCCATCCTGCAGTTCATCAACATCGGCAGCTCGTTCCTGCTGCCGGTTTTCGCCGAGAACTTCCTTGGCATCAATTCGCTGGCCGCCGGCTTGATGCTGCTGCCCGGCTCGTTGCTCGGCGCATTCATCGCCCCGTTCGTCGGCAGGCTTTACGACCGCCGCGGCCCGACGCTGGTGCTGCTGGTCTCCAATATCTCGCTGATTATCGGCGCGAGCGCCCTATGGGCCTTGACTGGCAAGGCGACCGTCGTGATTCTGACGCTGCTCTATATGTTCATGCGCGCCGGCTTCAACTTCGGTTACGGCAACACGATGTCGGATGCCAGCAAATTCGTTTCGGGAGAGCAGCAGACCGATTTCAACTCGCTGTTCAATGTGCTGCAGCAGTACGCCGGGTCGCTGGGGACCACGGTGCTTTCGGCGTCGCTTTCGTTGAGCGAGGCCCACATTCCACACGATGCCAAGGCGGCGTCCGCGGCGGGCGCGACCAACGCCTTCGGCCTGGTGATTGTGCTTGCACTGGTGGCGCTATGCATTACATTAATCTCCATCAAGATTCGCAAGGATCCTAAGGTGGAAATGCAGCAGGTCGAAGTCTGA
- a CDS encoding ribokinase, with protein MNANTISMLDRISGSISIVGSMNADYTVTAKRLPKPGETIAGGPLRILPGGKSGNQAAAAARIGASVSMFGAVGSDANADFLLGKLNDAGVDTTHVRRADGASGTTVITVDDNGENTIVYSAGSNATVSVDYIESRKDVLLKSSVLGLCLESPIETVTATAKMCHDAGIKVLLNDSPFTDKLPNELIAYSDILLVNEHEMAQLLNIAEPKNDDWLGMDWNYIAHVMHDFGFKQAVVTLGADGAIIIEKDHTYHVDAAKINAVDTTGCGDAFMGTLLAGLSSGFSLSDSASLASYVAAYAATGYGAQASYGSAKQIKDFFTCPTQQNA; from the coding sequence ATGAACGCGAATACCATATCCATGCTTGATCGCATTTCCGGTTCAATCAGCATTGTGGGATCAATGAACGCGGACTATACCGTCACCGCCAAGCGCCTGCCAAAACCCGGCGAAACCATTGCCGGAGGCCCGCTGCGCATCCTTCCAGGCGGCAAGTCGGGCAACCAGGCTGCGGCGGCCGCGCGAATCGGCGCGAGCGTCAGTATGTTCGGGGCCGTGGGGAGCGACGCCAACGCCGACTTCCTGCTCGGCAAGCTCAATGACGCCGGCGTGGACACAACGCACGTCCGCCGCGCCGACGGCGCCAGCGGCACGACCGTGATCACCGTCGACGACAACGGCGAAAACACCATCGTCTATTCGGCCGGTTCCAACGCAACCGTCAGCGTCGACTACATCGAAAGCCGGAAAGACGTGCTGCTCAAGTCATCGGTGCTTGGCCTGTGCCTGGAAAGCCCGATCGAAACCGTCACCGCTACGGCGAAAATGTGCCACGACGCGGGGATCAAGGTGCTTTTGAACGACTCCCCCTTCACCGACAAGCTGCCAAACGAGCTCATCGCATACTCGGACATCCTTCTGGTCAACGAACACGAGATGGCGCAACTGCTCAACATCGCCGAACCCAAGAACGACGACTGGCTGGGGATGGACTGGAATTACATCGCCCATGTCATGCACGATTTCGGCTTCAAACAGGCCGTCGTCACCCTCGGCGCTGACGGTGCGATCATCATTGAAAAGGATCACACTTACCACGTCGACGCCGCAAAAATCAACGCCGTCGACACCACCGGTTGCGGCGACGCCTTTATGGGTACCCTGCTTGCGGGCCTGTCCTCGGGCTTTTCGCTCAGCGACTCCGCGTCACTGGCTTCTTACGTGGCCGCCTACGCCGCCACCGGATATGGTGCGCAGGCTTCGTACGGAAGCGCAAAGCAGATTAAGGATTTCTTCACGTGTCCAACCCAGCAGAACGCATAA
- a CDS encoding DNA-3-methyladenine glycosylase yields MFPDFLSEDAETVAQGLLGCLLIREIDGETLTVRIVETEAYDQLDPASHTFHGKSERNRAMFGPSGHAYIYLVYGMNLCMNVTAFEEGFGAGALIRAAEPMDSRTVEIIEKRRGGRRIKDCLNGPGKICKSLGITMDLYGHDLRKPPLSLETGSLRSCEHIETTQRIGISKAKDRPRRFVVAGNPYLSR; encoded by the coding sequence ATGTTCCCTGATTTTTTGAGTGAGGACGCCGAAACCGTGGCGCAAGGGCTTCTCGGCTGTCTATTGATCCGTGAGATTGACGGCGAAACGCTGACTGTGCGCATCGTGGAAACCGAGGCCTACGACCAGCTTGACCCGGCGAGTCACACCTTCCATGGCAAAAGCGAGCGCAACCGCGCAATGTTCGGCCCGTCCGGTCATGCCTACATTTATTTGGTTTACGGCATGAACCTTTGCATGAACGTCACCGCGTTCGAGGAAGGCTTCGGCGCGGGCGCGCTGATTCGCGCCGCCGAACCGATGGACAGCAGAACCGTCGAAATCATCGAAAAGCGTCGCGGTGGCCGGCGTATCAAGGACTGCCTCAACGGACCCGGCAAGATCTGCAAGTCGCTTGGCATCACCATGGACCTCTACGGCCACGACCTGCGCAAGCCGCCGCTGAGCCTCGAAACTGGCTCCCTGCGCTCCTGCGAACACATTGAAACAACACAGCGCATTGGTATCAGCAAGGCCAAGGACCGCCCGCGACGCTTCGTCGTCGCCGGTAATCCCTATCTTTCACGCTGA
- the rpsR gene encoding 30S ribosomal protein S18: MSRKRPKPPVKPFKKKPNPLKAAKITEIDYKDTALLRKFISDRGKIRSRRITGVSIQEQREISRAIKNAREMALLPYATNGR, translated from the coding sequence ATGTCACGTAAAAGGCCAAAACCACCAGTCAAGCCGTTTAAGAAAAAGCCGAACCCGCTGAAGGCTGCGAAGATCACCGAGATTGATTACAAGGACACTGCGTTGCTGCGCAAGTTCATCTCCGATCGCGGCAAGATCCGTTCGCGTCGCATCACCGGCGTGAGTATTCAGGAGCAGCGTGAGATTTCTCGCGCCATCAAGAACGCGCGCGAGATGGCTCTGCTGCCGTACGCCACCAACGGCCGCTGA
- a CDS encoding glucose 1-dehydrogenase, with protein MVDRLDGKVALITGGASGIGLAIAKKFVDEGAQVALADINADTGEKIAAQIGDNAMFVTLDVTQEDQWEAAFKAVIARFGKVNVVVNNAGIAIGNNIEDIPLEQWNKVVAINGTGMMLGTKHGIRNIKNYGGGSIINMDSIEGFIGESFNLAYDFTKGGVRIMSKSAALYCAEKKYDIRVNTIHPGYIHTPMVDVTPDLVKLEEAKTPLGHLGDPNDIAYMAVFLASDESKFATGSEFVVDGGYIAQ; from the coding sequence ATGGTAGATCGTCTTGATGGCAAAGTCGCATTGATTACCGGAGGCGCTTCCGGAATCGGACTTGCCATCGCCAAGAAATTCGTCGACGAGGGCGCACAAGTGGCACTTGCCGATATCAATGCAGATACCGGCGAAAAAATCGCGGCACAGATCGGCGACAATGCGATGTTCGTCACGCTCGACGTGACCCAGGAAGACCAGTGGGAGGCGGCGTTCAAGGCCGTTATCGCAAGGTTCGGCAAGGTCAACGTCGTAGTCAACAACGCCGGTATCGCCATCGGCAATAACATCGAGGACATCCCGCTTGAACAGTGGAACAAGGTCGTGGCCATCAACGGCACCGGCATGATGCTCGGAACCAAACACGGCATCCGAAACATCAAGAACTACGGCGGCGGTTCGATCATCAACATGGACTCGATCGAAGGCTTCATCGGCGAATCATTCAACCTCGCCTACGACTTCACCAAGGGTGGCGTGCGCATCATGAGCAAGTCCGCGGCGCTGTACTGTGCGGAGAAGAAGTACGACATCCGCGTCAACACCATCCATCCCGGATACATCCACACCCCTATGGTCGACGTCACTCCCGATTTGGTGAAACTTGAGGAAGCGAAGACCCCGTTGGGTCACCTCGGCGACCCGAATGACATCGCCTACATGGCTGTTTTCCTGGCCAGCGACGAGTCCAAGTTCGCAACCGGTTCCGAATTCGTGGTCGATGGCGGCTACATCGCTCAATGA
- a CDS encoding single-stranded DNA-binding protein has product MAAGDTVITIVGNLTADPELRTIGSGASVASFTIASTPRTFNRQTNQWEDGNALFMRCSAWRDMADHCASSLSKGMRVIAQGRLQQRSYTANDGSNRTVVEMTVDEIGPSLRYATAQVQRQSSASSNGGFQGGSRNNGGYNGGSNNGGGYSGGGYSAGGNGGYQGGAGYSGGASAAPQQQGGQSQATGTDPWSSSANSGDEFSTFGASSDFGAGSDEPEF; this is encoded by the coding sequence ATGGCAGCAGGAGATACGGTTATCACGATCGTCGGCAACCTGACCGCCGACCCGGAGCTGCGCACGATCGGCAGCGGGGCATCGGTGGCGAGTTTCACGATTGCTTCGACGCCGCGTACGTTCAATCGTCAGACGAACCAGTGGGAGGACGGCAACGCCCTCTTTATGCGTTGTTCGGCGTGGCGGGATATGGCGGATCATTGTGCGTCGTCGCTTTCCAAGGGCATGCGCGTGATTGCGCAGGGCCGTTTGCAGCAGCGTTCGTACACCGCCAATGACGGGAGCAACCGCACAGTCGTGGAGATGACGGTCGACGAGATCGGACCGTCCCTTCGCTATGCCACCGCACAGGTGCAGCGCCAGTCCTCCGCTTCTTCCAATGGCGGGTTCCAGGGTGGTTCCCGCAACAACGGAGGCTATAACGGCGGCTCCAACAATGGCGGCGGTTATAGCGGTGGCGGTTACAGTGCCGGTGGCAATGGCGGCTATCAGGGTGGCGCAGGCTACTCCGGTGGCGCATCGGCCGCGCCGCAACAGCAAGGCGGCCAATCCCAGGCTACCGGAACCGATCCGTGGAGCAGTTCCGCGAATTCCGGCGACGAATTCTCGACCTTTGGAGCCAGTTCCGATTTCGGCGCGGGTTCCGATGAGCCGGAGTTCTAG